The following are encoded together in the Acidobacteriota bacterium genome:
- a CDS encoding type II toxin-antitoxin system VapB family antitoxin yields the protein MRTTLDLPVNLVDEARATLGFKSKTDTVVYALREVVRRGRVDDLKSMVGRIRFEFDPTELRAKDRRRA from the coding sequence ATGCGAACCACGCTCGATCTGCCGGTGAACCTCGTCGATGAGGCGCGAGCGACGCTCGGCTTCAAGTCGAAGACCGATACCGTGGTCTACGCACTCCGTGAGGTCGTGCGGCGTGGCCGGGTCGACGACCTGAAGTCGATGGTTGGTCGCATCCGCTTCGAGTTCGACCCGACCGAGCTGCGCGCGAAGGACCGCCGCCGGGCATGA
- a CDS encoding PIN domain-containing protein, whose product MIVVDTSVWTAATRQPAGAVAATLGQLLDADEVALALPVRLELLAGVARKQRAAFRRALSGLPVVVPSDDTWRLVEGWIQPAADAGHRFAVTDLLIAGLASEVGALVWSLDDDFRRMEQCGLVALYT is encoded by the coding sequence ATGATCGTCGTCGACACGTCCGTGTGGACTGCCGCCACGCGGCAGCCTGCGGGCGCCGTGGCTGCCACGCTCGGCCAGCTGCTCGACGCCGACGAGGTGGCGCTCGCGCTCCCCGTGCGCCTCGAGCTGCTGGCCGGCGTGGCCCGAAAGCAACGGGCGGCGTTTCGGCGCGCCCTTTCGGGACTCCCCGTCGTCGTGCCCTCCGACGACACCTGGCGCCTCGTCGAGGGATGGATCCAGCCAGCAGCCGACGCGGGCCACCGATTCGCGGTCACAGACCTCCTCATCGCTGGTCTCGCCTCGGAAGTCGGCGCGCTCGTCTGGTCGCTCGACGACGACTTCCGGCGGATGGAACAGTGCGGGTTGGTCGCACTGTACACGTAG